In Pyrus communis chromosome 8, drPyrComm1.1, whole genome shotgun sequence, one genomic interval encodes:
- the LOC137743397 gene encoding probable plastid-lipid-associated protein 12, chloroplastic, whose product MAAAAANLTNLRSFHYWRQKPTFSPSPPTLPFYRNSSASSAGRTKTLTKVLTQEEVSFTEQENSLVEALIGIQGRGRSASPQQLTDVQNAVNVLEGLQGVPDPTSSSLIEGRWQLMFTTRPGTASPIQRTFVGVDFFSVFQEVYLRTSDPRVSNIVKFSDAAGELKVEAAASIKDGKRILFQFDKAAFSLKFLPFKVPYPVPFRLLGDEAKGWLDTTYLSESGNLRISRGNKGTTFVLQKKTEPRQRLLSTISTGTGVKEAIDEFISLNQNMGDLELQDGEWEMIWSSQEETDSWLENAANGLMGKQIVKKDGQIKFVVDTLLGLKFSITGTFVKTGSRTYDLTMDDAAIIGGQFGYPVELESKFELEILYSDDKIRITRGYRKIVFVYLRTDGVEQN is encoded by the exons ATGGCGGCAGCAGCAGCAAATCTAACAAACCTGAGAAGCTTCCATTATTGGCGCCAAAAACCCACATTCTCACCATCGCCACCAACTCTTCCCTTCTACAGAAACTCTTCAGCTTCAAGTGCAGGCCGTACAAAGACGTTGACGAAAGTGTTGACTCAAGAAGAAGTTTCGTTTACGGAGCAAGAGAACTCTCTCGTCGAAGCCCTCATCGGAATCCAAGGCCGAGGCCGCTCTGCTTCTCCTCAGCAACTCACC GATGTTCAAAATGCTGTGAATGTTCTTGAAGGTTTACAAGGCGTTCCTGACCCG ACAAGTTCTAGTTTAATTGAAGGACGCTGGCAATTGATGTTTACTACAAGACCTGGAACTGCCTCTCCAATCCAA AGGACGTTTGTGGGGGTTGACTTCTTTAGCGTATTTCAAGAGGTATATCTTAGGACAAGTGATCCACGCGTATCGAATATCGTCAAATTCTCTGATGCAGCAGGTGAACTAAAAGTAGAG GCAGCAGCATCAATAAAAGATGGGAAACGAATCCTCTTTCAGTTTGACAAAGCAGCATTTTCTCTTAAATTTTTACCGTTTAAGGTTCCATATCCAGTTCCATTCAGACTTCTCGGAGATGAGGCAAAGGGCTGGTTGGATACCACATACTTGTCTGAATCTGGAAACCTTCGTATCTCAAGAGGAAATAAG GGAACTACATTTGTGCTGCAAAAGAAAACTGAACCTAGGCAAAGATTGCTGTCAACAATCTCCACGGGTACAGGAGTTAAAGAG GCAATCGATGAGTTCATCTCGTTAAATCAGAACATGGGTGATCTAGAGCTCCAAGACGGGGAGTGGGAAATGATATGGAGTTCACAG GAAGAGACAGATAGTTGGTTAGAGAATGCAGCCAATGGTCTAATGGGAAAGCAA ATTGTCAAGAAAGATGGACAAATAAAGTTTGTGGTTGATACCTTACTTGGACTCAAATTCTCCATAACTGGCACATTCGT GAAAACTGGCAGCAGAACATATGATCTTACAATGGATGACGCGGCCATCATCGGTGGTCAGTTTGGGTATCCTGTAGAGCTAGAGAGCAAGTTCGAACTTGAGATACT GTATAGCGATGACAAGATCAGAATTACACGGGGGTATAGAAAAATCGTTTTCGTGTATTTACGAACAGATGGTGTTGAACAGAACTAA
- the LOC137743451 gene encoding uncharacterized protein, whose translation MNDQSQLMNQAPPMMSLSQAQVMSQPPPQMMSQTLQQMMAPSSQSLAVQQQQQQQQSQLMMMKSQSQPMMMNRNYKAWPQPQPQFAAQKPPPSNVGRNNWKGKKGGDKRRMDKNVPNLPLSGQTSGGGGGGGGGGYIPPTLHELQSQNRMKARKFYPKKKFNNRFAPYAPRNTTSYIIRAKKAGGIASLVSPYPVTPAVLPTPMFSPSREVLGDMAKEEWGVDGYGSMKGLIRLRSPGNDDDEGGGGSSESDVEEHVEVERRLDHDLSRFEMVYPNYSGVEYNNALENRVDDQDTHIAQLEEENLTLKERLFLMERELADLRRRMQFIERRCHVMGDVNEEVVENAFENDSDGGSDAPHMGMEGENNPEMVDYVLRDGGSRSVGALAENESARDVDVGMEEYVPNEMILKENEVKDETRNEFVGNEEIEEFKSELTPEKVIGNKNEVEDKMVKDEVEIKNETEIMQGEMNAKKDEEMGIACLEKSIGDGD comes from the coding sequence ATGAACGATCAGTCACAGCTGATGAATCAAGCGCCACCGATGATGAGTTTGAGCCAAGCTCAAGTGATGAGCCAGCCGCCCCCGCAGATGATGAGTCAGACGCTGCAGCAGATGATGGCGCCGTCTTCTCAATCCCTGGCGGTtcagcagcaacagcagcagcagcaatctcagttgatgatgatgaagagtcAGTCTCAGCCTATGATGATGAATCGGAACTACAAGGCTTGGCCTCAGCCGCAGCCTCAGTTCGCCGCCCAAAAGCCGCCGCCGTCGAATGTTGGACGCAACAATTGGAAGGGAAAGAAAGGCGGAGATAAGAGGAGAATGGACAAGAATGTCCCCAATTTGCCATTGAGTGGTCAGACaagcggaggaggaggaggaggtggaggaggaggataCATACCCCCGACGCTTCATGAGTTACAGTCTCAGAATCGAATGAAAGCCCGGAAATTTTATCCGAAAAAGAAGTTTAACAATAGGTTTGCGCCTTACGCCCCAAGGAACACGACATCGTATATTATTCGTGCGAAGAAGGCCGGCGGTATAGCCTCACTAGTTTCGCCTTATCCGGTGACTCCGGCTGTTCTGCCCACACCCATGTTCTCGCCTTCACGGGAAGTCTTGGGGGATATGGCGAAAGAGGAGTGGGGTGTTGATGGGTATGGGTCGATGAAAGGGTTGATTCGGCTTCGGTCGCCTggaaatgatgatgatgagggtGGTGGTGGATCGAGCGAGAGTGATGTGGAGGAGCATGTGGAGGTGGAGAGGAGGTTGGACCATGATTTGAGTAGGTTTGAGATGGTGTACCCGAATTACAGTGGGGTTGAGTATAACAATGCTTTGGAGAATAGAGTGGATGATCAGGATACGCATATAGCTCAATTGGAGGAGGAGAATCTGACATTGAAGGAGAGGCTTTTCTTGATGGAGAGGGAGTTGGCGGATTTGAGGAGGCGGATGCAGTTCATTGAGAGGAGGTGCCATGTGATGGGGGATGTCAATGAAGAGGTGGTGGAAAATGCATTTGAAAATGATAGTGATGGAGGGTCGGACGCGCCCCATATGGGTATGGAGGGTGAGAACAATCCTGAGATGGTAGATTATGTGTTGAGAGATGGAGGAAGTAGAAGTGTTGGCGCATTGGCCGAGAATGAAAGTGCTAGGGATGTAGATGTAGGTATGGAAGAATATGTACCCAATGAAATGATTCTAAAGGAAAATGAGGTGAAAGATGAAACAAGAAATGAGTTTGTAGGTAACGAAGAGATTGAGGAATTTAAGAGCGAGCTTACTCCAGAAAAAGTAATTGGAAATAAAAATGAGGTTGAAGATAAGATGGTGAAAGATGAAGTTGAGATCAAGAATGAGACTGAGATAATGCAGGGTGAGATGAATGCAAAGAAGGATGAGGAAATGGGAATTGCGTGCCTGGAGAAGAGCATTGGCGACGGTGACTGA
- the LOC137743450 gene encoding FT-interacting protein 3-like, with protein sequence MLAPQNAPKKEDFSLKEIKPKITGKAANTSGPSTTFDLVEQMQYLYVKIEKVRGLPPACHPYIEVNIGNYKATTQHLENNNQVFAFKRDKLQSNKVDILVKDKAAVVGDGTIGKFDFAVNEAQMRILPNSPFASQWVRLKDEKELRGAELLLAYWMGAQADGAFNEPYYADTASVVSGYGVSETHPKMYDFYYKLWYLRVNVIQAEDLVFRGMNNGRPREIFVKAGVGSWVLRTKASQTKTDNPMWNEDLMFVVAEKFEDDLIVSVEEKADSMGGSFTLGSCKIPLGNIAKRNNAAAATAVKYNLEMMEKLEGKVKFASKIQMRVSLDGGYHVLDEPAHSISDYRPSAKALWKPKIGVLELGIISASTLKPVQPKNRVDAYCVAKYGPKWVKTRTVVDSRDPKWNEQYNWDVYDACTVITVAVFDNNHLESWDKAGRAMDLPIGKVKIRLSTLEAGKIYKNSFPLMVLQPSGLDKKGEIQLVVRFSVDSMLNTLWTYTQPLMPKMHYLQPLSVDQMSILLQQAADAIALKLSKSEPPIRREVVDYVLDVKARSWSLRRARVNFERIVKVLDVFFWLIKKFDQARSWTNLWISIPVLVAFTILVVWPRTLIYTLIVALVYCVFAGIRSYPNRPKQIPHINIELSHLHTALPDVLDEELDPFPTRRTDVETLRRRYDRLRSIGLNIQTLLGDIATQGERVQSLLSWRDPRATSMFVISCVIAVFILSVVRFDAIVFLAGGYVLLPPIFRTRFPVYPQNLLRRMPAKTDIFV encoded by the coding sequence ATGTTGGCTCCGCAAAATGCGCCAAAGAAGGAAGATTTTTCCCTCAAGGAGATTAAGCCAAAAATCACTGGCAAGGCAGCCAATACGTCAGGCCCGTCGACCACCTTCGACTTGGTGGAGCAAATGCAGTATCTGTATGTGAAGATTGAGAAAGTCAGAGGTTTGCCGCCAGCATGTCACCCGTACATTGAAGTGAACATTGGGAACTACAAGGCAACCACACAGCACTTGGAGAACAATAACCAAGTGTTTGCTTTCAAAAGAGACAAACTTCAGAGCAATAAAGTGGATATTTTGGTGAAGGACAAGGCTGctgtggttggagatggaaccATTGGCAAGTTTGATTTCGCTGTTAATGAAGCTCAAATGAGAATTCTTCCTAATAGTCCATTCGCGTCACAGTGGGTTAGGCTGAAGGACGAAAAGGAGTTAAGGGGAGCAGAATTGTTGCTTGCCTACTGGATGGGGGCACAGGCTGATGGTGCATTTAACGAACCGTATTATGCTGACACGGCCTCAGTAGTAAGCGGTTATGGTGTTTCGGAAACGCATCCCAAAATGTATGACTTTTATTATAAGCTTTGGTACCTTAGAGTTAATGTGATTCAAGCTGAAGATCTGGTGTTCAGAGGCATGAATAACGGAAGGCCACGGGAGATCTTTGTCAAAGCTGGTGTTGGGAGTTGGGTTTTGAGAACTAAGGCTTCGCAAACTAAGACCGATAATCCTATGTGGAATGAAGATTTAATGTTTGTTGTGGCAGAAAAGTTTGAGGACGATTTGATTGTGAGCGTGGAGGAGAAGGCGGATAGTATGGGAGGAAGTTTTACGTTAGGTAGTTGCAAGATTCCTTTGGGGAATATCGCGAAGAGGAATAATGCTGCAGCGGCTACTGCTGTGAAATATAACCTTGAGATGATGGAAAAACTGGAGGGGAAGGTGAAGTTTGCTAGTAAGATTCAGATGAGGGTCTCTTTGGACGGCGGATACCATGTTCTTGATGAGCCTGCTCACTCTATTAGTGATTATAGGCCATCAGCAAAGGCATTGTGGAAGCCGAAAATTGGGGTTCTAGAACTGGGAATCATAAGCGCTTCTACACTGAAACCAGTGCAGCCTAAGAATCGCGTTGATGCGTACTGCGTGGCAAAATATGGGCCGAAGTGGGTGAAAACAAGGACGGTTGTTGATAGCCGTGATCCAAAGTGGAATGAACAATACAATTGGGATGTCTATGATGCATGTACTGTCATTACTGTTGCAGTTTTTGACAACAATCATTTGGAAAGCTGGGATAAAGCCGGCAGGGCTATGGATTTACCCATTGGGAAGGTAAAGATTCGGCTATCAACTCTCGAAGCTGGTAAGATATACAAAAACTCTTTTCCACTAATGGTTCTGCAGCCTTCTGGATTGGACAAGAAGGGTGAAATCCAATTGGTGGTGAGATTTTCGGTTGACAGTATGCTTAACACGCTGTGGACCTATACGCAGCCTCTGATGCCGAAAATGCATTACCTTCAGCCACTCTCTGTGGATCAGATGTCTATATTATTGCAACAGGCGGCCGATGCTATTGCGTTGAAGTTGAGCAAGTCTGAGCCACCCATAAGGAGAGAGGTTGTGGATTATGTGTTGGATGTGAAGGCCCGTTCGTGGAGCCTTCGAAGAGCCAGAGTCAATTTCGAGAGGATCGTCAAAGTTTTGGATGTTTTCTTTTGGCTAATCAAAAAGTTTGATCAAGCACGCAGTTGGACTAACCTGTGGATATCTATACCGGTTCTCGTTGCGTTCACTATCTTGGTTGTTTGGCCTCGGACGCTTATCTATACTCTAATCGTAGCATTGGTCTACTGCGTTTTCGCAGGGATTCGAAGTTACCCGAATAGGCCTAAACAAATTCCTCACATAAACATCGAATTGTCTCATCTCCATACAGCTCTTCCAGATGTTCTGGATGAAGAGTTGGATCCGTTTCCAACAAGAAGGACCGACGTCGAGACTCTGAGAAGAAGATATGATCGGCTTCGAAGTATTGGATTGAATATCCAGACACTGCTCGGTGACATAGCAACTCAAGGGGAAAGGGTGCAATCTTTGCTTAGTTGGAGGGATCCAAGAGCCACATCTATGTTTGTTATCTCCTGTGTTATTGCTGTCTTCATACTTTCAGTTGTTCGTTTTGATGCTATTGTTTTTCTCGCCGGAGGGTACGTGTTATTGCCGCCAATTTTCCGCACCAGATTCCCGGTGTACCCCCAGAACTTGCTCAGAAGGATGCCAGCGAAGACGGATATCTTTGTCTGA